In Ailuropoda melanoleuca isolate Jingjing chromosome 11, ASM200744v2, whole genome shotgun sequence, a genomic segment contains:
- the THAP6 gene encoding THAP domain-containing protein 6, which translates to MVKCCSAIGCASRCLPNSKLKGLTFHVFPTDENIKRKWVLAMKRLDVNAAGVWEPKKGDVLCSRHFKKTDFDRSAPNIKLKPGVIPSIFDSPSHLQGKREKLHCRKNFTLKTLPVRNHNHQLVGSSSCTEEFQAQFFFEHSYSVMDSPKKLKHKLDHVISELEDTKKSLRNVLDREKRFQKSLRKTIRELKDECLISQETANRLEAFCWECCQESIERDYIS; encoded by the exons ATGGTGAAATGTTGCTCGGCCATTGGATGTGCTTCGCGCTGTTTGCCAAATTCCAAGTTAAAAGGACTGACATTTCACGT attcccCACAGatgaaaacatcaaaagaaaatggGTATTAGCAATGAAAAGACTTGATGTGAATGCGGCAGGCGTTTGGGAGCCTAAAAAAGGAGATGTGTTGTGTTCAAGGCACTTTAAGAAGACAGATTTTGACAGAAGTGCTCCAAATATTAAACTGAAACCTGGAGTTATACCTTCTATCTTTGATTCCCCATCTCACTTACAG gggaaaagagaaaaacttcatTGTAGAAAAAACTTCACCCTCAAAACCCTTCCAGTCAGAAACCACAATCACCAGCTTGTTGGTTCTTCCTCGTGTACTGAAGAATTTCAAGCCCAGTTCTTTTTT GAACATAGCTACAGTGTAATGGACAGTCCAAAGAAACTTAAGCATAAATTAGATCATGTGATCAGCGAGCTAGAGGATACCAAGAAAAGTCTGCGGAATGTTTTAGACCGAGAAAAACGCTTCCAAAAATCATTGAGGAAGACAATCAGGGAATTAAAAGATGAATGTCTCATCAGCCAAGAAACAGCAAATAGACTGGAAGCTTTCTGTTGGGAGTGTTGTCAGGAGAGCATAGAAAGAGACtatatttcatga